A window from Streptomyces sp. NBC_00335 encodes these proteins:
- a CDS encoding ABC transporter substrate-binding protein: MPKSRSSLLTRRGLIAAGGALGLVAALTACGGSDSAKDGSGDKGTGAASGAWSFKDDMGKDVTAKSTPKNIVAFTGTAAALHDYGVGVKGVFGPTKTADGKADVQAGSMDISKVEIIGNVYDEFNVEKYAALQPDLLVTNTWEKGSYWYLPEASKDKILKLAPAAAIGVGGDVTMDKALARTADLAKSLGADLNDKKTVDAKARFEAASAKLREATKANPGIKVLVGSGAADLFYVSTPATSADLKYFQSLGVEFVVPDKVEGGFFESLSWENAGKYKADVILLDNRTGTLQPEELKAKPTWAEMPAVKAGQITPRVTEPIYSYEKCAQIVEELTKAIQNAKKVS; the protein is encoded by the coding sequence ATGCCCAAGTCCCGCTCCTCCCTCCTCACCCGCCGCGGTCTCATCGCGGCAGGCGGCGCCCTCGGCCTCGTGGCCGCGCTCACCGCCTGCGGTGGCAGCGACTCCGCGAAGGACGGATCGGGCGACAAGGGCACGGGCGCCGCGTCGGGCGCGTGGAGCTTCAAGGACGACATGGGCAAGGACGTCACCGCCAAGTCCACGCCGAAGAACATCGTCGCCTTCACCGGCACCGCGGCCGCGCTCCACGACTACGGAGTGGGCGTCAAGGGCGTGTTCGGCCCGACGAAGACCGCCGACGGCAAGGCCGACGTGCAGGCCGGCTCGATGGACATCTCCAAGGTCGAGATCATCGGCAACGTCTACGACGAGTTCAACGTCGAGAAGTACGCAGCCCTGCAGCCCGACCTCCTGGTGACCAACACCTGGGAGAAGGGCAGCTACTGGTACCTGCCGGAAGCCTCCAAGGACAAGATCCTGAAGCTGGCCCCGGCCGCCGCGATCGGCGTGGGCGGCGACGTCACGATGGACAAGGCCCTGGCCCGCACCGCGGATCTCGCGAAGTCCCTGGGCGCCGACCTGAACGACAAGAAGACCGTCGACGCCAAGGCCCGCTTCGAGGCCGCCTCCGCGAAGCTCCGCGAGGCCACCAAGGCGAACCCGGGCATCAAGGTGCTCGTCGGTTCCGGCGCCGCGGACCTGTTCTACGTCTCCACCCCGGCCACCTCCGCCGACCTGAAGTACTTCCAGTCGCTCGGCGTCGAGTTCGTCGTCCCGGACAAGGTCGAGGGCGGCTTCTTCGAGAGCCTCAGCTGGGAGAACGCCGGCAAGTACAAGGCCGACGTGATCCTCCTCGACAACCGCACCGGCACCCTCCAGCCGGAGGAGCTGAAGGCCAAGCCGACCTGGGCCGAGATGCCGGCCGTCAAGGCCGGTCAGATCACCCCCCGCGTGACCGAGCCGATCTACTCCTACGAGAAGTGCGCGCAGATCGTCGAAGAGCTCACCAAGGCCATCCAGAACGCCAAGAAGGTCAGCTGA
- a CDS encoding acyl-CoA dehydrogenase family protein translates to MALDHRLTPEHEELRRTVEAFAHDVVAPKIGDLYERHEFPYEIVREMGRMGLFGLPFPEEYGGMGGDYLALGIALEELARVDSSVAITLEAGVSLGAMPLYLFGTEEQKRQWLPKMCSGEILGAFGLTEPGAGSDAGGTRTTAVRDGDEWVINGSKCFITNSGTDITGLVTVTAVTGRKADGRPEISSIIVPSGTPGFTVAAPYSKVGWNSSDTRELSFDGVRVPLANLVGEEGRGYAQFLRILDEGRVAISALATGLAQGCVDESVKYAKERHAFGKAIGDNQAIQFKLADMEMRAHMARIGWRDAASRLVAGEPFKKEAAIAKLYSSTVAVDNARDATQIHGGYGFMNEYPVARMWRDSKILEIGEGTSEVQRMLIARELGLSA, encoded by the coding sequence ATGGCCCTCGACCACCGGCTCACCCCCGAGCACGAGGAACTCCGCCGCACCGTCGAGGCGTTCGCGCACGATGTGGTGGCGCCCAAGATCGGCGATCTGTACGAGCGGCACGAGTTCCCGTACGAGATCGTCCGCGAGATGGGCCGCATGGGCCTGTTCGGCCTGCCCTTCCCCGAGGAGTACGGCGGCATGGGCGGCGACTACCTCGCCCTCGGCATCGCCCTGGAGGAGCTGGCCCGCGTCGACTCCTCGGTCGCCATCACCCTGGAGGCCGGCGTCTCGCTCGGCGCGATGCCGCTGTACCTCTTCGGCACCGAGGAGCAGAAGCGGCAGTGGCTGCCGAAGATGTGCTCCGGCGAGATCCTCGGCGCCTTCGGCCTGACCGAGCCGGGGGCCGGCTCCGACGCGGGCGGCACCCGTACGACCGCCGTCCGGGACGGCGACGAGTGGGTGATCAACGGCTCCAAGTGCTTCATCACCAACTCCGGTACGGACATCACCGGCCTGGTCACCGTCACCGCCGTGACGGGCCGCAAGGCCGACGGACGCCCCGAGATCTCCTCGATCATCGTCCCGTCGGGCACCCCCGGCTTCACCGTGGCCGCCCCCTACTCCAAGGTGGGCTGGAACTCCTCGGACACCCGCGAGCTGTCCTTCGACGGCGTCCGGGTCCCCCTCGCCAACCTGGTCGGCGAAGAGGGCCGCGGCTACGCCCAGTTCCTGCGGATCCTCGACGAGGGCCGGGTCGCCATCTCCGCGCTCGCGACGGGCCTGGCCCAGGGCTGTGTGGACGAATCGGTGAAGTACGCCAAGGAGCGGCACGCCTTCGGCAAGGCGATCGGCGACAACCAGGCCATCCAGTTCAAGCTGGCGGACATGGAGATGCGCGCCCACATGGCCCGGATCGGCTGGCGCGACGCGGCCTCCCGCCTCGTGGCCGGGGAGCCCTTCAAGAAGGAGGCGGCCATCGCGAAGCTGTACTCCTCGACGGTGGCGGTCGACAACGCGCGCGATGCCACGCAGATCCACGGCGGCTACGGGTTCATGAACGAGTACCCGGTGGCCCGCATGTGGCGCGATTCGAAGATCCTGGAGATCGGCGAGGGCACGAGCGAGGTGCAGCGCATGCTGATCGCCCGTGAGCTGGGGCTTTCCGCCTAA
- a CDS encoding hydroxymethylglutaryl-CoA lyase — MNGLPMSFPDEGLPARVRIHEVGARDGLQNEKTAVPTHVKAEFVHRLAAAGLTTIEATSFVHPRWVPQLADADELFPLLADVKAALPVLVPNERGLDRALALGATRIAVFGSATETFAARNLNRTVAESLAMFEPVVARAKEHGAHVRGYLSMCFGDPWEGPVPVHQVVGVAKALLDLGCDELSLGDTIGVATPGHVRALLCALNAEGVGTDRIGVHFHDTYGQALSNTLAALRHGVSTVDASAGGLGGCPYAKSATGNLATEDLVWMLDGLGIETGVDLAALTATSVWMAEQLGRPSPSRTVRALSHKE, encoded by the coding sequence ATGAACGGGCTTCCGATGAGCTTCCCGGACGAGGGCCTCCCGGCCCGGGTCCGGATCCACGAGGTGGGCGCCCGGGACGGGCTGCAGAACGAGAAGACGGCCGTCCCGACCCACGTGAAGGCCGAGTTCGTGCACCGGCTGGCCGCCGCGGGGCTCACCACCATCGAGGCGACCAGCTTCGTGCACCCCCGGTGGGTCCCCCAGCTGGCCGACGCCGACGAGCTGTTCCCGCTGCTCGCCGACGTGAAGGCCGCGCTGCCGGTCCTCGTCCCCAACGAGCGCGGCCTCGACCGCGCGCTCGCCCTCGGGGCCACCCGGATCGCCGTGTTCGGTTCGGCCACCGAGACCTTCGCCGCCCGCAACCTCAACCGGACCGTCGCCGAGTCCCTCGCGATGTTCGAGCCCGTCGTGGCCCGCGCCAAGGAGCACGGGGCGCACGTCCGCGGCTACCTCTCCATGTGCTTCGGCGACCCCTGGGAAGGGCCGGTACCGGTCCACCAGGTGGTCGGCGTCGCCAAGGCCCTCCTGGACCTCGGCTGTGACGAGCTGAGCCTCGGCGACACCATCGGCGTCGCCACCCCGGGGCACGTGCGGGCCCTCCTCTGCGCGCTCAACGCGGAGGGCGTGGGCACCGACCGGATCGGCGTGCACTTCCACGACACCTACGGCCAGGCCCTGTCCAACACCCTCGCCGCGCTCCGGCACGGCGTGAGCACCGTCGACGCCTCCGCGGGCGGCCTCGGCGGATGCCCGTACGCCAAGAGCGCCACCGGCAATCTCGCGACCGAGGACCTCGTCTGGATGCTCGACGGCCTCGGCATCGAGACCGGGGTCGATCTGGCCGCCCTCACCGCCACGAGCGTGTGGATGGCCGAACAGCTGGGGCGTCCCAGCCCCTCCCGTACCGTCCGCGCCCTCTCCCACAAGGAGTAA
- a CDS encoding ATP-binding protein → MFSTVLVANRGEIAVRVIRTLRELGIRSVAVFSDADADARHVREADTAVRIGPAAASMSYLSVERLLDAARRTGAEAVHPGYGFLAENAAFAAACADAGLAFIGPPASAISLMGDKIRAKETVKAAGVPVVPGSSGSGLSDAELVAAAEQIGMPVLLKPSAGGGGKGMRLVRDSALLGEEIAAARREAKSSFGDDTLLVERWVDRPRHIEIQVLADAHGNVVHLGERECSLQRRHQKVIEEAPSVLLTPELRASMGAAAVEAARSCGYVGAGTVEFIVPGHDPASYYFMEMNTRLQVEHPVTELITGLDLVEQQLRVAAGAELGFGQSEVRLTGHAIEARVCAEDPARGFLPSGGTVLALSEPSGGSVRTDSGLAAGVDTGSTYDPMLSKVIAYGPDRASALRVLRGALADTVILGVQTNTGFLRRLLAHPDVVSGDLDTGLVERDLSQLLPEGVPDEVYAAAALLAGGSFPHPAPSRNPAGGWVDPFDSANGWRLGGTPAWTVQHFRLPGQDPVTVRTRSAGTGPDTELLLDDGAQAHPAPPAFEARGPGRSPSTPARGRIVHLTPEHLTVELDGVTHRFSHATSPEGTWLGRDGDSWHVQAHDPVEANLRGAGRGGADTLAAPMPGTVTVVKVAVGERVTAGQSLLVVEAMKMEHVISAPHAGTVTELDVTPGTTVAMDQVLAVVTPDEEEKAE, encoded by the coding sequence ATGTTCAGCACTGTTCTGGTCGCCAACCGGGGCGAGATCGCGGTCCGCGTCATCCGCACGCTGCGGGAGCTCGGCATCCGTTCCGTGGCCGTCTTCAGCGACGCCGACGCGGACGCCCGGCACGTACGGGAGGCCGACACGGCCGTCCGCATCGGCCCGGCGGCGGCCTCGATGAGCTACCTGTCGGTGGAGCGGCTGCTCGACGCGGCCCGCCGCACGGGCGCCGAGGCCGTCCACCCCGGCTACGGCTTCCTCGCGGAGAACGCCGCCTTCGCGGCCGCCTGCGCGGACGCGGGCCTGGCCTTCATCGGACCGCCCGCCTCGGCGATCTCCCTGATGGGCGACAAGATCCGCGCCAAGGAGACCGTCAAGGCCGCGGGCGTGCCCGTGGTCCCCGGCTCCTCGGGCAGCGGGCTGTCCGACGCCGAACTGGTCGCCGCCGCCGAGCAGATCGGCATGCCGGTCCTGCTGAAGCCCTCGGCGGGCGGCGGCGGCAAGGGCATGCGGCTCGTACGGGACTCCGCGCTGCTCGGCGAGGAGATCGCGGCGGCCCGCCGCGAGGCGAAGTCCTCCTTCGGCGACGACACCCTGCTCGTGGAGCGCTGGGTGGACCGGCCCCGGCACATCGAGATCCAGGTACTGGCGGACGCGCACGGGAACGTGGTCCACCTCGGGGAGCGCGAGTGCTCGCTCCAGCGGCGCCACCAGAAGGTGATCGAGGAGGCCCCGTCGGTCCTGCTGACGCCGGAGCTGCGGGCCTCGATGGGCGCGGCGGCGGTGGAGGCGGCCCGGTCCTGCGGGTACGTCGGCGCGGGCACGGTGGAGTTCATCGTCCCGGGCCACGACCCCGCCTCGTACTACTTCATGGAGATGAACACCCGGCTCCAGGTGGAGCACCCGGTCACCGAGCTCATCACGGGCCTGGACCTGGTGGAGCAGCAGCTCCGGGTCGCGGCGGGCGCGGAGCTGGGCTTCGGCCAGTCGGAGGTCCGGCTGACCGGGCACGCGATCGAGGCCCGCGTCTGCGCGGAGGACCCGGCGCGCGGGTTCCTGCCGTCCGGCGGCACGGTGCTGGCGCTGTCGGAGCCGTCCGGCGGCTCCGTCCGTACGGACTCCGGGCTGGCGGCGGGGGTCGACACCGGCTCCACGTACGACCCGATGCTGTCGAAGGTCATCGCCTACGGTCCCGACCGCGCCTCGGCGCTGCGTGTCCTGCGCGGCGCCCTCGCGGACACCGTGATCCTGGGCGTCCAGACCAACACGGGCTTCCTGCGCCGCCTGCTCGCGCACCCGGATGTGGTGTCGGGCGACCTGGACACGGGCCTGGTGGAGCGGGACCTGTCCCAGCTCCTCCCCGAGGGGGTCCCGGACGAGGTGTACGCGGCGGCGGCCCTGCTGGCCGGAGGTTCTTTCCCCCACCCCGCCCCTTCCCGAAACCCTGCCGGGGGCTGGGTCGACCCGTTCGACTCCGCCAACGGCTGGCGCCTGGGCGGCACCCCCGCCTGGACGGTCCAGCACTTCCGCCTCCCGGGCCAGGACCCGGTCACGGTCCGTACCCGGTCCGCCGGAACGGGCCCGGACACGGAGCTGCTGCTCGACGACGGCGCCCAGGCACATCCAGCCCCGCCGGCGTTTGAGGCGCGGGGTCCGGGGCGGAGCCCCAGCACCCCGGCCCGGGGCCGGATCGTGCACCTCACCCCCGAGCACCTCACGGTCGAACTGGACGGCGTCACCCACCGGTTCAGCCACGCCACCTCCCCGGAGGGGACCTGGCTAGGCCGAGACGGCGACTCCTGGCACGTACAGGCGCACGACCCGGTCGAGGCGAACCTCCGCGGCGCGGGCCGCGGCGGCGCAGACACCCTCGCCGCCCCCATGCCCGGCACCGTCACCGTCGTCAAGGTCGCCGTCGGCGAGAGGGTGACCGCCGGTCAGAGCCTGCTCGTCGTCGAGGCCATGAAGATGGAGCACGTCATCTCCGCCCCGCACGCCGGCACCGTCACCGAACTCGACGTCACCCCCGGCACCACGGTCGCCATGGACCAGGTCCTCGCCGTGGTCACTCCGGACGAGGAGGAGAAGGCCGAATGA
- a CDS encoding carboxyl transferase domain-containing protein produces the protein MQQAPVLTSAADPASDAWRANEAAHRELSEGLRARLEAARLGGGEKARARHTARGKLLPRDRVDALLDPGSPFLELAPLAAEGMYGGAAPAAGVIAGIGRVSGRECVIVANDATVKGGTYYPMTVKKHLRAQEVALENRLPCLYLVDSGGAFLPMQDEVFPDRDHFGRIFYNQARMSGAGIPQIAAVLGSCTAGGAYVPAMSDEAVIVRGQGTIFLGGPPLVKAATGEVVTAEELGGGEVHSRTSGVTDHLAEDDAHALRIVRNIVATLPERRALPWSVEAPQEPKVDPYGLYGAVPVDSRTPYDAREIIARIVDGSRFQEFKAEFGQTLVTGFARIHGHPVGIVANNGILFSESAQKGAHFIELCDQRGIPLLFLQNISGFMVGRDYEAGGIAKHGAKMVTAVACTRVPKLTVVVGGSYGAGNYSMCGRAYSPRFLWMWPNAKISVMGGEQAASVLATVKRDQIEGAGQEWPAEDEEAFKAPVRAQYEEQGNAYYATARLWDDGVIDPMETRQVLGLALTACANAPLGDSGFGIFRM, from the coding sequence ATGCAGCAGGCACCAGTGCTGACGAGCGCCGCCGACCCGGCGTCCGATGCCTGGCGGGCCAACGAGGCCGCCCACCGTGAGCTCTCCGAGGGCCTGCGGGCCCGCCTGGAGGCGGCCCGGCTCGGCGGCGGGGAGAAGGCCCGCGCCCGCCACACCGCCCGCGGGAAGCTGCTGCCGCGCGACCGCGTGGACGCCCTCCTCGACCCCGGGTCCCCCTTCCTGGAGCTGGCCCCGCTGGCAGCCGAGGGGATGTACGGGGGCGCGGCCCCGGCCGCCGGGGTGATCGCCGGCATCGGCCGGGTCAGCGGCCGCGAGTGCGTCATCGTCGCGAACGACGCCACCGTCAAGGGCGGCACGTACTACCCGATGACCGTGAAGAAGCACCTGCGCGCCCAGGAGGTGGCCCTGGAGAATCGTCTCCCCTGCCTCTACCTGGTCGACTCGGGCGGCGCCTTCCTCCCCATGCAGGACGAGGTCTTCCCCGACCGGGACCACTTCGGCCGCATCTTCTACAACCAGGCCCGCATGTCGGGGGCCGGCATCCCGCAGATCGCCGCCGTCCTCGGCTCCTGCACGGCGGGCGGCGCGTACGTACCGGCCATGAGCGACGAGGCCGTCATCGTCCGCGGCCAGGGCACGATCTTCCTCGGCGGCCCGCCGCTGGTGAAGGCCGCCACCGGCGAGGTGGTCACGGCCGAGGAGCTGGGCGGCGGCGAGGTCCACTCCCGCACCTCCGGGGTCACCGACCACCTCGCGGAGGACGACGCCCACGCGCTGCGGATCGTACGGAACATCGTGGCGACCCTGCCCGAGCGCCGGGCCCTGCCCTGGTCGGTCGAGGCTCCGCAGGAGCCCAAGGTGGACCCGTACGGGCTGTACGGCGCGGTGCCGGTCGACTCCCGCACCCCCTACGACGCCCGCGAGATCATCGCCCGGATCGTGGACGGCTCCCGCTTCCAGGAGTTCAAGGCGGAGTTCGGGCAGACCCTGGTCACCGGCTTCGCCCGGATCCACGGGCACCCGGTCGGGATCGTCGCCAACAACGGCATCCTGTTCTCCGAGTCGGCCCAGAAGGGCGCGCACTTCATCGAGCTGTGCGACCAGCGCGGCATCCCGCTGCTCTTCCTCCAGAACATCTCCGGCTTCATGGTCGGCCGGGACTACGAGGCGGGCGGCATCGCCAAGCACGGCGCCAAGATGGTCACGGCCGTGGCCTGCACCCGGGTCCCGAAGCTCACGGTGGTGGTCGGCGGCTCGTACGGCGCGGGCAACTACTCCATGTGCGGGCGGGCCTACAGCCCCCGCTTCCTGTGGATGTGGCCCAACGCCAAGATCTCCGTGATGGGCGGCGAGCAGGCGGCCTCCGTCCTGGCGACGGTCAAGCGCGACCAGATCGAGGGCGCGGGCCAGGAGTGGCCGGCCGAGGACGAGGAGGCCTTCAAGGCCCCGGTCCGGGCGCAGTACGAGGAGCAGGGCAACGCCTACTACGCCACGGCGCGGCTGTGGGACGACGGGGTCATCGACCCGATGGAGACCCGGCAGGTGCTGGGACTGGCCCTGACCGCGTGCGCGAACGCCCCGCTGGGCGACTCGGGCTTCGGCATCTTCCGCATGTGA
- a CDS encoding SACE_7040 family transcriptional regulator produces MSTRAAAPTRREQILGEAARLFAERGFHGVGVDEIGAAVGISGPGLYRHFAGKDAMLAELLVGISERLLTGGRRRVEEAAGDPSGVLASLVDGHIDFALDDRALITLHDRELDRLREADRKLVRQLQRKYVELWVDVVRELHPEVGEAEVRVSVHAVFGLLNSTPHLAALGRDATESLLRRLANGAFGALSG; encoded by the coding sequence ATGAGCACCAGAGCAGCCGCCCCGACCCGGCGCGAGCAGATCCTCGGCGAGGCTGCGCGCCTCTTCGCCGAGCGCGGTTTCCACGGCGTGGGCGTGGACGAGATAGGGGCCGCGGTGGGCATCAGCGGCCCCGGCCTGTACCGGCACTTCGCGGGCAAGGACGCGATGCTCGCCGAGCTGCTCGTCGGCATCAGCGAACGGCTGCTCACGGGCGGCCGCCGCAGGGTGGAGGAGGCGGCCGGTGACCCGTCCGGCGTGCTGGCCTCCCTCGTCGACGGCCACATCGACTTCGCCCTCGACGACCGGGCGCTGATCACCCTCCACGACCGGGAGCTGGACCGGCTGCGCGAGGCCGACCGCAAGCTCGTACGGCAGCTGCAGCGCAAGTACGTCGAGCTGTGGGTCGACGTCGTACGGGAGCTGCACCCCGAGGTGGGCGAGGCGGAGGTACGCGTCTCCGTGCACGCCGTCTTCGGCCTGCTGAACTCCACCCCGCACCTGGCGGCGCTCGGCCGGGACGCGACGGAGTCGCTGCTGCGCCGGCTCGCGAACGGGGCCTTCGGGGCGCTGTCGGGATGA
- a CDS encoding phosphatase encodes MGRMPKPIAVPSRAELIDHLVRTRIAGDVATPRENNLSHYRKLANGDRHYWLGLELGDRWTDEQDVLAVMAERCGVVDEATHRFGQDTIDPELTVSALDRMAARLRKAALDRQSVLLATGHPGGLLDVHRATADALRSAGCEIVVIPPGLVADEGSVWQFADVAVLERGATLWHTHSPEPMAAILDALAAHGRPQPDLVVADHGWAGCAAQRGLDAVGYADCNDPALFLAEAEGTLQVAVPLDDHVRDPRYYDPMVAYLLAAAGLL; translated from the coding sequence ATGGGCCGCATGCCGAAGCCGATAGCTGTTCCCAGTCGAGCCGAACTCATCGACCACCTGGTCCGCACGCGGATCGCGGGGGACGTCGCGACTCCGCGCGAGAACAACCTCTCCCACTACCGCAAGCTCGCCAACGGTGACCGGCACTACTGGCTGGGCCTGGAGCTGGGCGACCGCTGGACGGACGAGCAGGACGTGCTCGCGGTGATGGCGGAGCGCTGCGGGGTCGTGGACGAGGCGACCCACCGCTTCGGCCAGGACACCATCGACCCCGAACTGACCGTGTCCGCGCTGGACCGGATGGCCGCGCGGTTGCGCAAGGCCGCGCTGGACCGGCAGAGCGTGCTGCTGGCCACGGGGCATCCGGGCGGGCTGCTGGACGTGCACCGGGCCACCGCCGACGCGTTGCGCTCCGCGGGCTGCGAGATCGTGGTGATCCCGCCGGGGCTGGTCGCCGACGAGGGCTCGGTGTGGCAGTTCGCGGACGTCGCGGTGCTGGAGCGGGGGGCGACGCTGTGGCACACCCACTCCCCGGAGCCGATGGCGGCGATCCTGGACGCGCTGGCCGCCCACGGGCGGCCGCAGCCCGACCTGGTCGTCGCCGACCACGGCTGGGCGGGGTGTGCGGCGCAGCGGGGCCTGGATGCGGTGGGGTACGCCGACTGCAACGACCCCGCGCTGTTCCTGGCCGAGGCCGAGGGCACGCTTCAGGTGGCGGTGCCGCTGGACGACCACGTCCGTGACCCCCGCTACTACGACCCGATGGTCGCGTACCTGCTTGCGGCGGCGGGCCTGCTGTAG